GAGCGACGCACTCGTAATGCGTAGGTCACCGGTTCGAGCCCGGTCGCCAGCTCCACACGAACCCCTCGAGAGCAGCCTCTCGAGGGGTTTTTTATGTCCATGCCGCAGCGTACGCTGCAGGACCTGCCGCACACCTACCGCAGCGCATGCCGACGCGCTGCCGCCCTCGCTCCGCACCGCTCTCCAACGAACGCTCCCCGGCGGTATTCACGTCGCCCGCCCGTATTCACACCGCCCCCGGCGCGGCCGCGGCAGGAAACGTGCAGCGCCGAGCGGAAAAATGTGTAGCATCGCGGCGGGCTGCCGGGACGCCGCGCCGCCAACAGGGGGAAGCGGACAAGCACGTCTCGGCGAGCCAGTTTTCGGGGCGGGGGGGAGCTTACGTATGGCGCGCACGGTCATCCTGGGGGGCGCCCGGACGCCTTTCGGCGTGCTGGGCGGGAAGCTGAAGGACATTCCGGCCACCACGCTGGGGGGCATCGCCATTCGCGCGGCGCTGGAGCGCTCGGGCGTCGCGCCGCACGAGGTCGACAACGTGCTGATGGGGATGGTCGTGCAAGCCGGCGCCGGCCAGATTCCGTCGCGCCAGGCGAGCATGGCCGCGGGGCTGCCCGAGACGGTCACGTCGGAGACCATCAACAAGGTGTGCGCCTCGGGGATGCGCGCCGTCAATCTGGGCGACGCGCTGATCCGCAGCGGCGAAGCGGACGTCGTGGTCGCAGGCGGCATGGAAAGCATGAGCCGCGGGCCGGGGCTGCTGCCCGACGCGCGGTTCGGCCGCCGGCTGGGCCACGGAACGATTCTCGACTCCGTCGTGCACGACGGGCTCTGGTGCGCCTTCGCCGGCGTGCATATGGGCAACCACGGCGAACGCATGGCCCGGGAATTCAACGTGAGCCGGGAAGAGCAAGACCTTTGGGCGCTACGGAGCCATCAGCGCGCCATCGCGGCCATTGACGCGGGGCGCCTGGCCGAGGAGATCGTGCCGGTGGAGGTGCCCGTGCGCGGCGGCACCGAGCTGTTCGACACCGACGAAGCGCCGCGCCGGGACACCAGCCTGGAAAAGCTGGCGCGCTTGCGCCCGGTCTTCGAAGAAAACGGCTGCATCACGGCCGGCAACGCGCCGGGCATCAACGACGGCGCCGCGGCGCTGGTGCTGATGAGCGAAGACCGGGCCCGGGCCGAGGGCCGCAAGCCCCTCGCGCGCATCCGGGCGTGGGCCACGGTGGCGGCCGAGCCGCCGTATCTGGCCACCGTGCCGGCGCTGGCCGCCGACAAAGCGCTGGCCAAGGCCGGCCTGTCCCGCTCCGACATCGGCCTGGTAGAAATCAACGAAGCCTTCGCCGTCGTCGCCATCGTCAGCACGCGGCTGGGCAACTGGGACCCGGAAATCGTCAACGTCAACGGCGGCGCCATCGCCCTGGGGCATCCCATCGGTGCCAGCGGCGCCCGCATCGTCCTGACGCTGGCCTATGAGATGCGGCGGCGCGGCGTGCAGTTCGGCCTGGCGGCCATCTGCAGCGGCGGCGGCCAAGGCGAAGCCGTCGTCCTCGAACGGGTGGACTAGAGCAAAACCGAGAGGTCAACGAGAGGAAAGCCGAAGCAAACGACGCAACGGAGGCGGAACCATTGCCGGCGCATCAGCCACCGGGACGCATTCACGGCCGCGTCGTCGACGCGGCAACCGGCGAGCCCGTCGCCGACGCGTCCATCCGCATTCACGACGAACTGGCCGTCGTGGACCTGCAGACGACGAACCGGCGCGGCGAATTCATGTCGCGTCTGTTGTTCGCGGGTACTTACGCGGTGGAGGTGCAGCACGGGGACCGCACGGCCAGGGTCGACGACGTCGTCGTCAGGCTAGCCGAGACGACGCGTGTGGAAATTCGCTTGCCGGGCTGAGAGCGGCGCCGCGGCGGTAGACGGCGCGCAGCCGCCACGCCAGGCCCGCGGCGCCGGCGGCCAAGCCCGTGATGAGGCCGATCCAGTAACCGTAGGGCCCCAAGCCCGTGAACGTCGCGAGCAGGTGTCCCACCGGCAAGCCGATGCCCCAGTGCGCCAGCAGCGCGACGATCATGGGAACGGTCACGTCTTTGTACCCGCGGAGCGTGCCTTGGATGGGCGCGGCGACGGCGTCCGACAACTGGAAGAACATGACGTAGTACAGGAACGACTCCACCAGGGCCCGTACAGCCGCATCGTCGGTGTACCAGCCGGCCACCCAATGCCGGAACAAGGCCAAAAACGCGGCCGACAGCACGCCCATGCTCAGCGACGTCCCCAAGCCCAGCCGCGTGTATTGCCGGGCATGGTCCAGCCGCCGCGCGCCAACTTCATACCCGACCGCAATCGTCAGCGCCAGCGAGATGCTCATGGGGAACATGTACAGAAGGTTGGCGAAGTTGATGGCCGCCTGGTGGGCCGCCACCGTCGTTGTGCCGAAGCGGCTCATGAGCAACGCCACCAGGGAAAAGATGCCGACCTCCATAAAGACGGCCAAGCCCATGGGCACGCCGATGCGCAGCTGTTCCGACCACGCCCGCAGCGACGGGCGCGGCAAGCGGGCGAACACCCGGTACGACCGGAACGGCTCCACGCGCGCCGCCACGGCCGCCGCGACCCCCGCGATGATCCAGTTCGTCAGCGCCGCCGCGATGCCCGCACCTACGCCGCCAAGGCGCGGAAAGCCCCAGGCGCCGAAAATGAGCACGTAGTTCAGCAGCACGTGGACGGGCAGCGACAGCATGGTGATGCCCAGCGTCGCTCGCGTCTGGCCCAGGCCGTCCATGAAACTGCGCAGGACGGTGTAGGCAAACGACGGCACCAGCCCGAGGCCGATGGCGGCCAAATAGCCGGCGGCGATGCGCTGCACTTCCGGCTCCAGCCCCATGCCGTCCAGCACGCGCGGCACCGCCCACAGGCCGGCCAGCGCCACCGCCGCCGCCATAGCTACCGCTAAGTACAGTGCCTGCCCTACTGCCGGCGCGATTTCCCGCTCCCGGCGGGCGCCCAAATGTTGCGCCACAATGGGCGTCAGCGCCAGCAGCACGCTGGACAGCCCGGTTTGCACCGGCGCCCAGAGGTTGCTGCCGACGGCCACCCCGGCCAGGTCCACCGGCGAAAACCGCCCGGCCATCACCGTATCGGCGAAACCCATCAAGGAAAGCCCAATCTGCGTCAGCAAAATCGGGCCCAAAATGACAAAGAGCTGCCGCGCTTTTTCCCCTAACGTCGACGTCGGATGCAACGAATTCAGCCTTCCCTCGCCTGCGCACCGCCGGCGCCGGCCCTGCGCAGAGTCGGGCAGGCGCCGCGCCGGTACGCACCGCCGCACGGCGGCACGCACCTATTAATGCTAAGCGAGGAGGACCCGGTCGTCCAGTAGTTGCCGTCCTCTGGCGCGGCTGAATTCGTCCAAAAGGTCCTGCACCGTCATGCGCGCCCGCTCGGGCCCCGACACGTCCAGCACGATGGCGCCTTCGTGCATCATGATGGTCCGGTCGCCCACTCGCAGCGCGTGCTCCAGGTTGTGCGTCACCATCAGCGTCGTCAGGCCGTACTCGCTCACGATGCGCGTGGTCAGCTCCAGCACCTGCCGCGCCGTCTTCGGATCCAGCGCCGCCGTATGCTCGTCCAGCAGGAGCAGCGACGGGCGCGCCAACGTGGCCATGATCAGCGACAGGGACTGCCGCTGACCGCCGGACAGCAGCCCCACGGGCGTGTGCAGCCGTTCTTCCAGGCCCAGCCCCAGCTGCGCCAGCCGCTCGCGAAACCGCCGCCGGTCCGCCGCCGTCACGCCCCGCCGCAGCCCCCGGCGCTTTCCCCGGCAGGCCGCGATGGCCAGGTTTTCCTCAATGGTCATCGACGCCGCCGTGCCGTGCAGCGGGTCCTGGAACACCCGGCCGATGAACGCCGCGCGGCGGTGCTCGCTCCAGTCGGTGATGTCGACGCCGTTCAGGCGGATGGTGCCTTCGTCCGGCAAGTGGCGCCCTGCAATGAGATTGAGCAGCGTCGATTTGCCGGCGCCGTTGCTGCCGACGATGGCCACGAACTGGCCCGCCGGCACCGTCAAGTCTACGCGATCCACCGCGACTTTGACGCTGCCGCCCACGGTGAACCGCTTCGTAAGTCCGCGCACGACCAGCATAAGATCACCCGCTTCGTTCCAGCCCGCGCCGCTTTTGCGCCGCCGGCCGCAGCGCCGGGGCCGTCTCCCGCCGCGCGGCCCGCCGCAGCAGCCCGTCCTTCAGCGCCGGCATCGAGAGGGCCATGATGACCAGCAGCGCGGTGACGATGCGCAAATCGGTGGGGGCGAAGCCCGCCCGCAGCGCGAAGAAGATGGCCAATCGGTACACGACGGAGCCGAGGAGCGCTCCCAGCGTGCCTCGGAAGACCGTGGACGGCCGCAGCAGCGCGTTGCCGATAATCACCGACGCCAAGCCCGCCACGACCATGCCGAGGCCCATGCCGACGTCCGCATAGCCTTGATACTGCGCCGCCAGCGCCCCGGCCAGCGCCGCCAAGCCGTTGGCCAGCGCGACGCCCAAATTGATCATCGCATCGGTGCTGACGCCGAAGCTGCGAATCATGTCCGCGTTGTCGCCCGTGGCCCGCATGGCCAGCCCCAGCTCGGTGGAAAGGAACCAGTCCAGCAGCAGCTTCAGCGCCAGCGCCGCCGCGAGGAAGACGAAAAGCGTCTGCAGCGGATGGTCGAAGCCCCGCTGGCTGAGTTCGGTGAAAATCGTAGGCTGGCGCAGCAGCGGCACGTTGGGACGGCCCATAATGCGCAAGTTGATGGAATACAGCGCGGTCATGGTGAGAATGCCGGCCAGCAGGCCCGAAATGCGCATTTTCGTGTGCAGCAGGCCCGTCGTGAGGCCGGCCAGCAGCCCACAGGCGGTCGCCGCGGCGATGGACAGCAGCGGATCGACGCCCGCCACGATCAACGTGGCCGACACCGCCGCACCCAGCGGAAAGCTGCCTTCCACGGTCAGGTCGGGGAAATTGAGCACCCGGAACGTCAAGTAGACGCCCAGGGCCATGATGCCGTACACGAGCCCTTGCTCAATGGACCCGCTCAGCGCGAACCAGCTCAACCGCTACACCCTTTCCGCCGCTGCGGGCGCCGCGGCAACGGGCGGCCGCGCCGGGACGCCGCATCCCCGGCCGGCCTGCGAGCCCGCGACGGCCTCTGGCCGTGCGCGGCCCTCCCCGTTCCGCCGCCCCGCGGCTTACTGGATGACCCGCGCCGCCTTCTGCAGCAGTTCTTCCGGAATGACGACGCCCATGCGGGCCGCGGCGCTCACGTTCACGACCAGGCTGATTTCCTCCTGGTACTGAATCGGAATCTCGGCCGGATCTTCCCCTTGCAGCACCCGGAAGGCGATGTCGGCCGTCTGCCGCCCGAGCTGGTAATAATCGAGCCCGACGGTGGCCAAAGCGCCCCGCTCGACGCTCAAGTCCTCGCCGGCAATAAGCGGCAGCCGCGCCCGCTCGGCCACGAAGATCACCGACTCAATGGCCGACACCACGGTGTTGTCCGTCGGCAGGTACAAGGCGTCAACCCGCCCCACCAGCGACTGGGCCGCCTGCAGCACTTCCGCCGAGTTGACCACCGTCGCCTCCACCATCTCGAAGCCCAGGTCGGCCGCCGCCTCACGGGCCAGCGCCACCTGCACCACCGAGTTAACCTCGCCGGCGTTGTAGAGTACGCCCACGCGCCGGACGCCCGGCACCAGCGCCTTCAGCAGCTCCAGCTGCGCCCGCACGGGCGTCAGGTCCGACGTGCCCGTCACGTTGGTACCGGGCCGTTCAATGCTCTCCACCAGCCCCGCGCTGACCGGGTCGGTGACGGCGGTAATCAAGATAGGAATATCGCGGATGACCTGTGCCGCCGCCTGCGCGGTGGGCGTGGCGATGGCCAGCACCAGGTCGACGCGGTCCGCGGCAAACTTTTGCGCGATGGTCAGGGCCGTGCCCTGGTCCCCCTGCGCGCTCTGAATATCGTAAATCACGTTGACGCCGGGCACGAACCCCAGCTCGGCCATGCGATCGATGAAGCCCTGCCGGGCGGCGTCCAGAGCCGGGTGCTCCACGATTTGCGTGACGCCGATCCGCAGGGGCGCCGCCGCGGCCGCCAGCGACGCCGCCAGCACCGACACGAACGCAATTAGAACCACCTTCCGCAGTCTCGTCAAGGACATGGCTGCTCACTCCTCGTTCCGGCCTTGCTGCTCGTTTAGGACAAGGCTGCCCTGTCACATCCAGCTCGTCGCCTCGGGGCAGCGCCTCTCGTCAGGCGCCTTCCGCCGGCTCTCGTCTCTCCGCGCGCGGCCGCCTCACCTCCCTCCAGGCGTGCCGCTCTTTCACCGTCTTCATGACCAGCGACGTGTCGCTGCCTACGATGCCCGGCGTCACCCGCAGCTTCCGGGTCAGGAAGTCGTAAAGCTCCTCGTTGGAACCGACGACGACTTCAAGGATGAAATCGTACGTTCCGGCGCACGCGGCCGCGAAGCGCACTTCCTCCCACGAACGCAGCTCGGCCACGATGCTGTCGGCATCCCGCCCCTCCGTGCGCACGCCCACGATGGCGGTGACGGTCCGCCCCAGCCAGTGGGGGTCCACCACGCCTACCACATGAACGACGCCCTCCTCCAGCAGCCGGCTCACGCGCTTGCGCACGGTGGCTTCCGCCACGCCCAGCCGGCGGGCCATCTCCGTGTACGCCATGCGGCCGTCTTCCTGCAGCAAACCGATGATGGCACGGTCCAGTTCGTCGAGAAACGGCACATCCACGCTCGATCACTCCAAATTCGCATGCGAAAAGGAGTTCTCAAACGCATTTCGTAATAATGAAACCTCTTATTCACTGGATTCGTCGTTTTTCCTGCCGGAGCGTTTGCAATTCGTGCAGAAATCGTGCGGGCGGAAAGAGGCGCAGGGGTCAGAAAAGGCGGAAAACGGCTCCGGAAGGGGCAAAGCGAGCACGTTGGGAAACGCGGGGAAAGGCCGTGAAAGGCCGGGAAAAGCAGGGACGAGCCGGGAAGACCAAGGGAAAAGGCAGGCAGCGGGACCGGCGGCGCCCGAGACGGGCGAAGGCGCCGAACGCTTGGCGCCGGGTGGCAGCTAGAGAGCTCGCAACTGCCGGAACAGTTCGAGGCGCTGGGCGTACGGGATGGTGCTGCGCGCGGAAGGGTTGGGCGCGACGAAGTCCACCACGCCCTCGACCACCGCCCTGGGCTGCATGCCCCACGCCACAGGTGCGGAGCGGCTCAGGCCGGCGTAAGCCCGATAGGCGGTTTTCCCCAGCAGCGCCACGACCCGAGGCCGCAGCCGCCGCACCTTCTCGCGCAGCGCCGCGCCGCCCGCGAGCAGTTCGTCCCACGTGAGCTCGTGTTCGCCGCGCGACGCCCGCGTGACGACGTTGGTGATGCCCACGCCCCAGCGCAGCAGTTCGTCTTCCTCGCGCGGCGCCAGGACGCGAGGCGTAAAGCCCGCCTCATGCAGCAGGCGCCAGAACTGATTCCCGGGGCCCGCGAAGTTGTGGCCCGTCGCGGCGCTCTTGCGGCCCGGGTTGATGCCGACGAACAGCACGTCCAAGCCCGGCGCCACGATGTCGCGCGTCGTCAGCGATGCCCACGTCAGCTCCCGCAGCTCCCGCAGCACGGGCATGGCCTCGAGATCCGCCGGCTCCACCAGTTCCCAGGCGATGCGAGAAGGCTTCGGCAGCGCCGTGCCGGTGGCGATGATCTCGGCGGGGGTGACGATGTAGTCGACGGGCAGGTCGTGCGGTTCGACGGCGATGGCAGGCACGATCTGCGCCGGGTGAACGGTGGTAACCACCGGTACGGGAGGCAGGCCCAGCTCCCGCAAGATGGCGTACTCCATGTCCGCGTACCCTTCGCCTTTGCCCGCCCGGGCACCGTTGCGGCTGACCGCCGCCGCCCCGACGACGATGAGATCAATGGTGGGCTCGCCGGCCGCGATGCGCTCCGCGAGCTCTTTGAGCGTCACTTCCTCGCCGTAGCGGCCGCAGTGCGACAAGCTGGCCGCGCGCCGCTCTTCCCCGGGCGGCACGTTTTCCGGGCGAATGCGCACAAAAGCGCCCCGCAGTCTCGGGGAAGGCATGTAGAGGGTCTTGCCGTCCCGCAGCACCATGGCACGCACGGGCAGCTGCGGCGCGTCGGGATTCACTTTCACGCCCCGGGCGGCTTGATAAACCGGGAGCTCCCGCAGCCGCCGGGCCGCCCGCTCCGCGCCGGCGAAGTTGGGGATGCGGCCCTCGATGGGAAACGGAAAGCGAGCCGCCTTGGCCGCGTGCAAGCCGGCATACGCCGCGGCTCGTGCCTGCGCCTTCGTCAGCACGGTTTGGTCGTCCATGGCTTTGATTGTACGCCGTCCGGCGACCGCCGGCAACGCCCGCAACACCATACTCCGGGGCCCATGCTTCGGGGCCCTCAAGAAGACGGAGGCCCGGACGCCCGGCTCGTCGCTGCCAGCGCGGGCGAATCACTCCGTGCAAGAATGAAAAAACCCTTCGCGGCATCCGCGAAGGGTTGATTCGATGGTGGGCAGAGAGGGACTCGAACCCCCGACCTCTACGATGTGAGCGTAGCGCTCTAACCGGCTGAGCTATCTGCCCTCGCCTGCTGCAGTCTTCATTATAACAAGCGAGGGCCGAGCCGTCAACAAGCGCTTCACTGAACTTCGTAGTCGATCAGGAACATGTCGATCATCACGGACTGGCCGCCGGACGCGACGACCTCCTGCTGGCGCACGATGCCGACGCCTTCCGCGAACCAGCGGATGACGGTGGCCGACTCACCCTCGGCGGTGACCGTCGCGACGACGGGCAGCGTGAGGAACTGCCCCGCCGGCGCCTCGATGACCTCGGGCTCCAGCACGGCAAACCGCGCCGCCATGTGGAAGCCCGGGAGGATTTCACCTTCCCACGTCCATTCATCGCCGGGTACAAGAGGATTCTTCAGGAATACCTGCGGCGGGTTCAAGGGGAACGAGCCTCCGGGGTGTTCCCGCAGCGTCGCAATCCAACCCGCCTCGTCGCTGTGATAGAACTCGCGCTGGATCACGAAATTGTTGAGGAGCAAATCGACGCGGAACTGGCCCGGTGCCAAGGCAGACACCGAGTAAACCATCTCCACGTCCGCGTCCGCCAGCCGCCACCAGTTACCGTCGGCCAGAGGCCAATACACAAAAGGTGATCCGCCTGACCCCCCGACTTGCTCCTCAGCCGCCAGCGGCGCGCCGGCGCCGGCCGCCAGCGTCAACGCGGCCGCCGCCACCAGCAGAATCACGGGTTTCCGCACGCGCTTCACTGACATCCTCCTTCTGCGAACTGCCTTCTGTTTCAAACGCGCCCAATGGGCGCACTTTTCCACTTCGACACCTCATTTTACCAATCAAGCGGCGCCGTGGCCAAGGTCTGATGGCGCCCCGGCCCCACGGAGACCCGCACGACGGTCGCGCCCGTCAGCTCCTCGATGCGGGCGATGTACGCCCGCGCCGCGTCCGGCAGCTCCTCCGGCGACGCCGCCTGCGACAGGTCCTCCCGCCAGCCCGGGTGCAGCTCGTAGACCGGCCTTGCTCGAGAAAGGTCCCGGAGCGAAGCCGGGAACGTGTCTACGATGCGCCCGTCGATTTCGTAAGCCACGCAAATCTTGACGTAATCCAGCCCCGTCAGCACGTCCAGCTTGGTGAGGGCCAGCTGCGTCATGCCGTTGACCCGCACCGCGTAGCGCAGCTGCACCGCGTCCAGCCAGCCGCACCGGCGCGGCCGGCCCGTCGTCGTCCCGTACTCGCAGCCCCGCTCACGGATGTAGTCGCCGGTGGCGTCGTGCAGCTCCGTCGGGAACGGCCCCAGACCGACCCGGGTCGTGTAGGCTTTGACCACGCCCAGCACGCTGGTCACCGCCGCGGGGCTCACGCCCGCGCCCGTGGCGACGCCGCCGGCGGCCGGTGACGACGCCGTCACGTACGGATACGTGCCGTGATCCACGTCCAGCATGGTGCCTTGCGCGCCCTCGAAGAGCACTTTGCGCCCTTGCGCCAGCGCCTCCTGCACCAGCTCCCCGGCGTCTACCAGGCGCGGCACCACGCGATCGGCGTAGCGCATGCAATACTCGAACATCTCGTCCACCGTGTAGCCCGGGTGGCCGTACAGCTTCTGCAGCAGCGCCGACTTCCTCGGCACGACCACCTCCAGCCGCTCCCGCAGCCCCGCAGGGTCGGCCAAGTCGGCGCAGCGAATGCCCTCCCGGGCCACTTTATCCACGTAGGCGGGACCGACGCCGCGCCCCGTCGTCCCCAGCCGGTGCGGGCCGCGAGCTTCCTCCTCCAATCGGTCCAGGTCGCGGTGGTAGGGCATGAGCACGTGGGCGCGAGCGGAGATGCGCAAATTGTCCGCCGCCACGCCCTGGGCGGCCAGGCGGTCCAGCTCGTCGGCCAGCACCTCCAGGTCCACCACCGTGCCGTTGCCGATGACGCACAGCACGTGCTCGTGCAAAATGCCGGACGGGATCAAGTGCAGCTTCAGGGTGCGGTCGCCCACCACCACGGTGTGGCCTGCGTTGTTGCCCCCCGAATAGCGCACGACGACGGCCGCCTCCGCGGCCAGGTAGTCCACAATTTTTCCTTTGCCCTCATCGCCCCACTGGGCGCCGATGACGGCCAGACCGTGCATCTACGTCCTCTCCTCGCCCCCGGCGCAGCAGCGCCGCCCTGCTTCCGTCCATGGCCCCTCCCACGGATTTCGCCGTCACACCGGCTCCGGCGGCCGCGGCGGCAGCCGGAAAAACCGGCGGGCGTTGGCGGTGGTTACGCGGGCCACCTCGGCCGGATCCAGGCCCCGCTCTTTGGCGAGAAAGTCCGCCACATGCCGGACGTAGGCCGGCTCGTTGCGGCGCCCGCGCAGCGGCACCGGGGCAAGATACGGGGCGTCCGTCTCCAGCACGATGCGTTCCAGCGGCACCACC
The nucleotide sequence above comes from Bacillota bacterium. Encoded proteins:
- a CDS encoding acetyl-CoA C-acyltransferase (Catalyzes the synthesis of acetoacetyl coenzyme A from two molecules of acetyl coenzyme A. It can also act as a thiolase, catalyzing the reverse reaction and generating two-carbon units from the four-carbon product of fatty acid oxidation), with product MARTVILGGARTPFGVLGGKLKDIPATTLGGIAIRAALERSGVAPHEVDNVLMGMVVQAGAGQIPSRQASMAAGLPETVTSETINKVCASGMRAVNLGDALIRSGEADVVVAGGMESMSRGPGLLPDARFGRRLGHGTILDSVVHDGLWCAFAGVHMGNHGERMAREFNVSREEQDLWALRSHQRAIAAIDAGRLAEEIVPVEVPVRGGTELFDTDEAPRRDTSLEKLARLRPVFEENGCITAGNAPGINDGAAALVLMSEDRARAEGRKPLARIRAWATVAAEPPYLATVPALAADKALAKAGLSRSDIGLVEINEAFAVVAIVSTRLGNWDPEIVNVNGGAIALGHPIGASGARIVLTLAYEMRRRGVQFGLAAICSGGGQGEAVVLERVD
- a CDS encoding MATE family efflux transporter; its protein translation is MHPTSTLGEKARQLFVILGPILLTQIGLSLMGFADTVMAGRFSPVDLAGVAVGSNLWAPVQTGLSSVLLALTPIVAQHLGARREREIAPAVGQALYLAVAMAAAVALAGLWAVPRVLDGMGLEPEVQRIAAGYLAAIGLGLVPSFAYTVLRSFMDGLGQTRATLGITMLSLPVHVLLNYVLIFGAWGFPRLGGVGAGIAAALTNWIIAGVAAAVAARVEPFRSYRVFARLPRPSLRAWSEQLRIGVPMGLAVFMEVGIFSLVALLMSRFGTTTVAAHQAAINFANLLYMFPMSISLALTIAVGYEVGARRLDHARQYTRLGLGTSLSMGVLSAAFLALFRHWVAGWYTDDAAVRALVESFLYYVMFFQLSDAVAAPIQGTLRGYKDVTVPMIVALLAHWGIGLPVGHLLATFTGLGPYGYWIGLITGLAAGAAGLAWRLRAVYRRGAALSPASEFPHASSRLA
- a CDS encoding ABC transporter ATP-binding protein, whose product is MLVVRGLTKRFTVGGSVKVAVDRVDLTVPAGQFVAIVGSNGAGKSTLLNLIAGRHLPDEGTIRLNGVDITDWSEHRRAAFIGRVFQDPLHGTAASMTIEENLAIAACRGKRRGLRRGVTAADRRRFRERLAQLGLGLEERLHTPVGLLSGGQRQSLSLIMATLARPSLLLLDEHTAALDPKTARQVLELTTRIVSEYGLTTLMVTHNLEHALRVGDRTIMMHEGAIVLDVSGPERARMTVQDLLDEFSRARGRQLLDDRVLLA
- a CDS encoding ABC transporter permease; translation: MSWFALSGSIEQGLVYGIMALGVYLTFRVLNFPDLTVEGSFPLGAAVSATLIVAGVDPLLSIAAATACGLLAGLTTGLLHTKMRISGLLAGILTMTALYSINLRIMGRPNVPLLRQPTIFTELSQRGFDHPLQTLFVFLAAALALKLLLDWFLSTELGLAMRATGDNADMIRSFGVSTDAMINLGVALANGLAALAGALAAQYQGYADVGMGLGMVVAGLASVIIGNALLRPSTVFRGTLGALLGSVVYRLAIFFALRAGFAPTDLRIVTALLVIMALSMPALKDGLLRRAARRETAPALRPAAQKRRGLERSG
- a CDS encoding sugar ABC transporter substrate-binding protein, translating into MSLTRLRKVVLIAFVSVLAASLAAAAAPLRIGVTQIVEHPALDAARQGFIDRMAELGFVPGVNVIYDIQSAQGDQGTALTIAQKFAADRVDLVLAIATPTAQAAAQVIRDIPILITAVTDPVSAGLVESIERPGTNVTGTSDLTPVRAQLELLKALVPGVRRVGVLYNAGEVNSVVQVALAREAAADLGFEMVEATVVNSAEVLQAAQSLVGRVDALYLPTDNTVVSAIESVIFVAERARLPLIAGEDLSVERGALATVGLDYYQLGRQTADIAFRVLQGEDPAEIPIQYQEEISLVVNVSAAARMGVVIPEELLQKAARVIQ
- a CDS encoding AsnC family transcriptional regulator; protein product: MDVPFLDELDRAIIGLLQEDGRMAYTEMARRLGVAEATVRKRVSRLLEEGVVHVVGVVDPHWLGRTVTAIVGVRTEGRDADSIVAELRSWEEVRFAAACAGTYDFILEVVVGSNEELYDFLTRKLRVTPGIVGSDTSLVMKTVKERHAWREVRRPRAERREPAEGA
- a CDS encoding 5-formyltetrahydrofolate cyclo-ligase, which produces MDDQTVLTKAQARAAAYAGLHAAKAARFPFPIEGRIPNFAGAERAARRLRELPVYQAARGVKVNPDAPQLPVRAMVLRDGKTLYMPSPRLRGAFVRIRPENVPPGEERRAASLSHCGRYGEEVTLKELAERIAAGEPTIDLIVVGAAAVSRNGARAGKGEGYADMEYAILRELGLPPVPVVTTVHPAQIVPAIAVEPHDLPVDYIVTPAEIIATGTALPKPSRIAWELVEPADLEAMPVLRELRELTWASLTTRDIVAPGLDVLFVGINPGRKSAATGHNFAGPGNQFWRLLHEAGFTPRVLAPREEDELLRWGVGITNVVTRASRGEHELTWDELLAGGAALREKVRRLRPRVVALLGKTAYRAYAGLSRSAPVAWGMQPRAVVEGVVDFVAPNPSARSTIPYAQRLELFRQLRAL
- a CDS encoding adenylosuccinate synthase; this translates as MHGLAVIGAQWGDEGKGKIVDYLAAEAAVVVRYSGGNNAGHTVVVGDRTLKLHLIPSGILHEHVLCVIGNGTVVDLEVLADELDRLAAQGVAADNLRISARAHVLMPYHRDLDRLEEEARGPHRLGTTGRGVGPAYVDKVAREGIRCADLADPAGLRERLEVVVPRKSALLQKLYGHPGYTVDEMFEYCMRYADRVVPRLVDAGELVQEALAQGRKVLFEGAQGTMLDVDHGTYPYVTASSPAAGGVATGAGVSPAAVTSVLGVVKAYTTRVGLGPFPTELHDATGDYIRERGCEYGTTTGRPRRCGWLDAVQLRYAVRVNGMTQLALTKLDVLTGLDYVKICVAYEIDGRIVDTFPASLRDLSRARPVYELHPGWREDLSQAASPEELPDAARAYIARIEELTGATVVRVSVGPGRHQTLATAPLDW